A genomic region of Musa acuminata AAA Group cultivar baxijiao unplaced genomic scaffold, Cavendish_Baxijiao_AAA HiC_scaffold_1035, whole genome shotgun sequence contains the following coding sequences:
- the LOC135665694 gene encoding AT-rich interactive domain-containing protein 5-like isoform X1: MCIVVFLFLTLIQALLEYEKHKIQTGELKFSMANLPGSMSVDNQVGGNQGSGSGRARRDAAARAMQGWHAQRLLNGEVGDPIIKDKNSLSFMKRGTLKKRKAPTLEDAVKVAKTDPVKRQGDVIITDAGAPADWVKINVLRTKEFFEVYALVPGLLREEVQVQSDPAGRLIISGDPEQRDNPWGVTPFKKVITLPSRINPHQTSAVVSLHGQLFVRAPIDESDV; the protein is encoded by the exons ATGTGCAttgttgttttcttgtttttgacCCTTATACAGGCACTCCTTGAGTACGAGAAACATAAGATCCAAACTGGTGAATTAAAATTTTCCATGGCAAATCTTCCAGGATCTATGAGTGTTGATAATCAG GTAGGTGGAAATCAAGGGTCAGGTTCTGGTAGAGCTAGGCGGGATGCTGCAGCCCGAGCAATGCAGGGATGGCATGCACAACGGCTACTTAACGGAGAGGTTGGGGATCCAATAATTAAG GACAAGAACTCTCTTTCTTTCATGAAGAGGG GCACATTGAAGAAGAGAAAAGCTCCAACCCTAGAGGATGCAGTAAAAGTTGCAAAAACAGACCCTGTTAAACGACA AGGGGATGTAATAATTACTGATGCTGGTGCCCCTGCGGACTGGGTGAAGATAAATGTTCTGAGGACT AAGGAGTTCTTTGAAGTCTATGCCCTAGTCCCTGGGCTTTTGCGTGAAGAG GTGCAAGTTCAGTCGGATCCTGCAGGACGTTTGATTATTTCTGGCGATCCCGAGCAGCGAGATAATCCTTGGGGTGTCACCCCCTTTAAAAAG GTCATAACCTTGCCTTCACGAATCAATCCACATCAAACATCTGCAGTAGTTTCCTTACACGGCCAGCTATTTGTTCGTGCGCCAATTGATGAATCAGATGTATGA
- the LOC135665694 gene encoding AT-rich interactive domain-containing protein 5-like isoform X2 — protein sequence MCIVVFLFLTLIQALLEYEKHKIQTGELKFSMANLPGSMSVDNQVGGNQGSGSGRARRDAAARAMQGWHAQRLLNGEDKNSLSFMKRGTLKKRKAPTLEDAVKVAKTDPVKRQGDVIITDAGAPADWVKINVLRTKEFFEVYALVPGLLREEVQVQSDPAGRLIISGDPEQRDNPWGVTPFKKVITLPSRINPHQTSAVVSLHGQLFVRAPIDESDV from the exons ATGTGCAttgttgttttcttgtttttgacCCTTATACAGGCACTCCTTGAGTACGAGAAACATAAGATCCAAACTGGTGAATTAAAATTTTCCATGGCAAATCTTCCAGGATCTATGAGTGTTGATAATCAG GTAGGTGGAAATCAAGGGTCAGGTTCTGGTAGAGCTAGGCGGGATGCTGCAGCCCGAGCAATGCAGGGATGGCATGCACAACGGCTACTTAACGGAGAG GACAAGAACTCTCTTTCTTTCATGAAGAGGG GCACATTGAAGAAGAGAAAAGCTCCAACCCTAGAGGATGCAGTAAAAGTTGCAAAAACAGACCCTGTTAAACGACA AGGGGATGTAATAATTACTGATGCTGGTGCCCCTGCGGACTGGGTGAAGATAAATGTTCTGAGGACT AAGGAGTTCTTTGAAGTCTATGCCCTAGTCCCTGGGCTTTTGCGTGAAGAG GTGCAAGTTCAGTCGGATCCTGCAGGACGTTTGATTATTTCTGGCGATCCCGAGCAGCGAGATAATCCTTGGGGTGTCACCCCCTTTAAAAAG GTCATAACCTTGCCTTCACGAATCAATCCACATCAAACATCTGCAGTAGTTTCCTTACACGGCCAGCTATTTGTTCGTGCGCCAATTGATGAATCAGATGTATGA
- the LOC135665694 gene encoding AT-rich interactive domain-containing protein 5-like isoform X3, producing the protein MANLPGSMSVDNQVGGNQGSGSGRARRDAAARAMQGWHAQRLLNGEVGDPIIKDKNSLSFMKRGTLKKRKAPTLEDAVKVAKTDPVKRQGDVIITDAGAPADWVKINVLRTKEFFEVYALVPGLLREEVQVQSDPAGRLIISGDPEQRDNPWGVTPFKKVITLPSRINPHQTSAVVSLHGQLFVRAPIDESDV; encoded by the exons ATGGCAAATCTTCCAGGATCTATGAGTGTTGATAATCAG GTAGGTGGAAATCAAGGGTCAGGTTCTGGTAGAGCTAGGCGGGATGCTGCAGCCCGAGCAATGCAGGGATGGCATGCACAACGGCTACTTAACGGAGAGGTTGGGGATCCAATAATTAAG GACAAGAACTCTCTTTCTTTCATGAAGAGGG GCACATTGAAGAAGAGAAAAGCTCCAACCCTAGAGGATGCAGTAAAAGTTGCAAAAACAGACCCTGTTAAACGACA AGGGGATGTAATAATTACTGATGCTGGTGCCCCTGCGGACTGGGTGAAGATAAATGTTCTGAGGACT AAGGAGTTCTTTGAAGTCTATGCCCTAGTCCCTGGGCTTTTGCGTGAAGAG GTGCAAGTTCAGTCGGATCCTGCAGGACGTTTGATTATTTCTGGCGATCCCGAGCAGCGAGATAATCCTTGGGGTGTCACCCCCTTTAAAAAG GTCATAACCTTGCCTTCACGAATCAATCCACATCAAACATCTGCAGTAGTTTCCTTACACGGCCAGCTATTTGTTCGTGCGCCAATTGATGAATCAGATGTATGA
- the LOC135665690 gene encoding adenylate isopentenyltransferase-like has product MRILLNGGGSRAILLPHLQRPPVIVKQQRAVTTAVELRPQRSHHLHDWYCGNGYSGNGSHGQGKEEEKRVVVIMGATGTGKSKLSVDLSVMFSGEVVNSDKIQVYRGLDITTNKIPVVERRGVPHHLLGELDPAAGELPPVGFRDLAERAIGDISARRRVPVLAGGSNSFIHALLSDRYDPRRDPFGPAGARWRRVTEVEGLRYRCCLLWVHVEAAVLAEHLDRRVDEMVGEGMVEELERYFAAEGKAERHPGLGKAIGVPEFRGYFTGRGGRTAAAYEAAVAAIKSNTRRLAEEQVRKIERLAELGWPLRLVNATNTVAARLAGEGPAAATTAPWRRDVAGPSAAAVERFLENNDWDHRRSRSRHRLTRTRTRAVLPPIKVC; this is encoded by the coding sequence ATGAGAATTCTACTCAACGGAGGTGGCAGCAGAGCTATACTTCTTCCTCACCTGCAGAGGCCGCCGGTTATCGTGAAGCAGCAGCGTGCCGTGACGACTGCTGTCGAGCTGCGACCACAACGAAGCCACCATCTTCATGACTGGTATTGTGGCAATGGATACAGTGGTAATGGCAGCCATGGAcaagggaaggaggaggagaagagagtggTGGTGATCATGGGTGCCACCGGCACCGGGAAGTCGAAGCTGTCCGTGGATTTGTCCGTCATGTTCTCCGGAGAGGTCGTCAACTCCGATAAGATTCAGGTTTACCGAGGCCTCGACATCACCACCAACAAGATCCCCGTCGTGGAGAGGCGCGGCGTGCCGCACCATTTGCTCGGGGAGCTCGACCCCGCGGCCGGGGAGCTCCCGCCGGTGGGGTTCCGGGACTTGGCGGAACGCGCCATTGGCGACATCTCCGCCCGCCGCCGGGTCCCCGTCTTGGCCGGCGGGTCCAACTCCTTCATTCACGCTctgctctcggaccggtacgacCCCCGTCGCGACCCGTTCGGCCCGGCCGGGGCGCGGTGGCGGAGGGTGACAGAGGTGGAGGGGCTGCGATACCGGTGCTGCCTGCTGTGGGTGCACGTGGAGGCGGCGGTGCTCGCGGAGCACCTCGATCGGCGGGTGGACGAGATGGTGGGGGAGGGGATGGTAGAGGAACTGGAGCGGTACTTCGCCGCGGAGGGGAAGGCGGAGCGGCACCCGGGGCTAGGGAAGGCGATCGGGGTGCCGGAGTTTCGGGGGTACTTCACGGGTCGGGGCGGGCGGACGGCGGCTGCGTACGAAGCAGCGGTGGCGGCCATCAAGTCGAACACGCGTCGGCTGGCGGAGGAGCAGGTGAGGAAGATCGAGCGGCTGGCGGAGCTGGGGTGGCCGCTGCGGCTGGTGAACGCGACGAACACCGTGGCGGCGCGGCTCGCTGGGGAGGGGCCCGCCGCCGCCACGACGGCGCCGTGGCGGAGGGACGTGGCGGGGCCCAGCGCGGCGGCGGTGGAGCGGTTCCTCGAGAACAACGACTGggaccaccgccgcagccgcagccgccaccGCCTCACCCGCACCCGCACGCGCGCAGTACTTCCGCCAATTAAAGTTTGTTGA
- the LOC135665678 gene encoding uncharacterized protein LOC135665678, with product MREGGSASNLAVVERKETRRKPGGCIGVFFQLFDWKKKKQFPKKLFPPVTAAKRVLRRIGGHEKLTVAKHLLVPQENSGGIAAVKRAETGRSCSSQDSLATGMCTPGLVARLMGLESMPVAHHDNTRHASTSDFDDVQCLKVGSRPQKLPKTGRFLKNRRPTGNASRIGSDALQLNMSLEQQRKLALLLKSQRTPSKRKKARLVEVATKILEPGLQSRNRLKFGITGVGISSNIAEGSDAPFLSKKPDEPLCYDFLLGSCTSCGNLVEVVDLRSTDNAAQGLDHGHGALDSDYGSASSLPSSSCDTAVLGSEKRVRTLPIRGEDIKRSSSLITAKGQSRAAHLALEAKTNSVHSRDRKCSVRNEQDLCRMHESIAPKQNNWRLSQSTLSNENLVSGSRQHSRQCNTRGSNAVIGTKKFAAANKSFESRTLANCRTRASKKNVMKLGKCDLDQDNMVPKGRPMSNGAFMKQRNLKKELVKSKISGSIGNHLRNRTSIRSDSQEDAKAGGGSRKKNSTSPSMLNSRTRQVSGSTSHQNKVERSKAFNELTGCTSPKELVLSQESENLSSQNEIEEDALFAYLEDKITDLSCLDENNLQADHYFPGISSLSILERMISTLLNRGSPSPKNTDRAKNNLHLSCIDSSDDAIFDGQRAKTTEKVQASYNYLDIQVNFQTGIKLSNFLFCAFA from the exons ATGAGGGAGGGTGGTTCGGCTTCGAACTTGGCGGTCGTTGAGAGGAAGGAGACGCGGAGGAAACCTGGGGGATGCATCGGTGTCTTCTTCCAGCTGTTTgactggaagaagaagaagcagttcCCCAAGAAACTGTTCCCTCCTG TCACTGCTGCAAAGCGGGTGTTGAGGAGGATTGGTGGGCATGAGAAGCTGACTGTGGCCAAGCACTTGCTG GTTCCACAAGAGAATAGTGGAGGCATTGCGGCGGTGAAGAGAGCGGAGACTGGCAGATCATGTTCTTCTCAAGATAGTCTAGCTACAGGAATGTGTACTCCCGGCTTGGTGGCCAGGTTGATGGGTCTCGAGTCCATGCCCGTTGCTCACCATGACAACACAAGACATGCTTCGACTTCGGATTTCGACGACGTCCAGTGTCTGAAAGTTGGTTCAAGGCCTCAGAAGTTGCCGAAGACGGGGAGATTCTTGAAGAACCGGCGGCCTACCGGAAACGCCAGCCGGATCGGTTCAGACGCTTTGCAGCTCAACATGAGCTTGGAGCAGCAGCGCAAGCTCGCTCTGCTGTTGAAGAGCCAAAGGACGCCCTCGAAGAGGAAGAAAGCCCGGCTAGTGGAGGTTGCTACCAAGATCTTGGAACCGGGTTTGCAGTCCAGGAACCGGTTGAAATTTGGCATCACCGGTGTGGGCATTTCGTCGAACATTGCAGAAGGTTCTGACGCTCCCTTCCTGTCAAAGAAACCTGATGAACCCTTGTGCTATGATTTCCTCCTCGGCTCCTGCACGAGCTGTGGCAACTTGGTGGAAGTGGTCGACTTGAGGTCAACTGACAATGCTGCACAAGGACTTGATCATGGACATGGTGCTTTGGACTCCGActatggttcagcatcatcattaCCATCATCATCTTGTGATACAGCTGTGCTGGGAAGTGAGAAAAGAGTAAGAACACTTCCAATTCGAGGGGAAGATATTAAGAGGAGTTCTTCACTGATTACTGCAAAAGGTCAGAGCAGAGCAGCACATTTGGCTCTTGAAGCTAAGACTAATAGTGTTCACAGCAGGGATAGGAAATGCAGTGTAAGAAATGAACAGGATCTGTGCAGGATGCATGAGAGTATTGCTCCCAAGCAGAACAATTGGAGGCTGAGTCAGTCAACATTGTCAAATGAAAATTTGGTCTCAGGGTCTAGGCAGCATAGTCGGCAGTGCAACACAAGAGGCTCGAATGCGGTGATTGGGACGAAAAAGTTTGCTGCTGCCAACAAAAGCTTCGAGAGTCGGACGCTTGCAAATTGCAGAACTAGAGCATCAAAGAAAAATGTAATGAAGCTgggaaaatgtgatcttgatcagGATAACATGGTTCCTAAAGGAAGACCTATGAGTAATGGAGCCTTCATGAAGCAAAGAAATCTTAAAAAAGAGTTGGTGAAGTCCAAAATTTCAGGATCGATTGGTAATCACCTTAGAAATCGGACTAGCATTAGAAGTGATTCACAAGAAGATGCGAAAGCTGGTGGTGGCAGTAGAAAAAAGAACAGTACAAGTCCTTCGATGCTTAATTCACGAACACGGCAAGTATCAGGGTCTACATCCCATCAAAATAAGGTTGAGAGGAGCAAGGCCTTCAATGAGCTCACCGGTTGTACTTCTCCAAAGGAACTTGTATTAAGTCAAGAGAGTGAAAATTTGTCTTCACAAAATGAAATAGAAGAAGATGCATTGTTTGCTTATCTTGAAGATAAAATAACAGATCTGTCCTGTTTGGATGAGAACAACTTGCAGGCAGATCATTATTTTCCAGGAATATCTTCTCTTTCAATTCTAGAAAGGATGATATCTACACTACTGAATAGAGGGTCCCCATCTCCGAAGAATACTGATAGAGCGAAAAATAACTTACATTTATCTTGCATCGATTCTTCTGACGATGCCATCTTTGATGGACAAAGAGCAAAAACAACTGAAAAAGTTCAGGCAAGTTACAATTATTTGGATATTCAAGTTAATTTTCAGACTGGCATTAAGCTTTCAAATTTTCTGTTTTGTGCATTTGCATGA